In Mytilus trossulus isolate FHL-02 chromosome 10, PNRI_Mtr1.1.1.hap1, whole genome shotgun sequence, the DNA window ttacacggaaaccgtctaaaatttaactaaaatgatagaattttgaagatttcagtaatttagcatgacttaatggtgctacaacccgatatatgtgcatagtattgtcaaaaaacagtccatatttatgtagcagaagcatttaaCTCTCCAATTAATaactttacattttaacaattttgtaaatctgccatattttggggccaaaaaggggtcttaccggacctactccttttaataacactttccactgaaactactgggccaagttcattatagatagagatatttgtaagcagcaagaatgttcagcaaagtaagatgtataaacacatcaccatcaatCAAAAAACAATTGTgccatgaatccatctgcttcctttgtttaatattcacataaaccagtgagcgacacaggctctttcgagcctctagtttaaactctatatgaaaatgttgttttgaaatCAGTTCTGTTTTTGGCTGGGTTTTATTCGGAATGGATGGATCACCCTCATAATTAAATCTACTAGATGAATTgattcccgtttgaatggttttacactagtaattttggggccctttatagcttgttgttcggtgtgagccaaggctccgtgttgaaggccgtactttaacctataatggtttactttttaaattgttatttggatggagagatgtctcattggcactcacaccacatcttcctatatctatatgataagtataataaaaaatgtacttaaaAAATGCATCATAATAGTTGCGGAAACAATCCAGCTGAAACAAGGGTGTATCCCCTTAAAGTAACAATGGATAAACGAATCTGCAAATTTATTTTCTCACGCAGATAAACATTTAGTAATTTAACATGTAATTAAACTAAATGTTTAGATGTCGGAAGTAACTGTGAAAGTGTCTGCAAGTGGTAAATGCTTGCTTTTAGGAAGATATTTAAGGGTAGAAAAGTTGAACACTTTTAAGATGGAATAGCACCACACCAGTCAATAGATTGAATCACATAATAAAACTGTTACCAAATGAAAAGATAGGATAAATGAGTTTTAACTCAGTATAAGagtattttatacatgttgaGGTTATTATGGTAAAAACTGATGAACACCTTGCTACTAAAAGCAGAGACAAATCCAATAAGACTATCATCCCTTCTTTAACATGCATATCAAAATTCgaattttgattgttatttgcTTAATCAACGTTCAGCggcaagtatttcatgtattttcaaGACGATATAAACATAATGCATGATTAAATTACAAGATAAAGGATACTAGTAATGAAAAAGGTGAGAGTAAAAAATACGTTTAGTAGCTGCTcgaattatttatcatttaatcgGTATGGAACTTTTTTGTTACCCCTTATACATTGACAGGTACAAAAATCCAACCGAACTTAAATTAATTATAGTCAttgaaataaggagatgtgatatgcgtgccaattagacaaatttatatccaagtcacaatctttagaatgtaaacaattataggttaaagtacgggcTTCAGCACGAAGCCTTGTTTACCATAATCACGTTCTCTAAataaatacgtttttttttagaatatgtGAATGTTTTTGCGACCCGCAAAagtctgactgaaagaaacaccCACTTTTTGTAAAACCAATCTGCATTACATAGACGTGCAAATGCGGGTCCAGGGGGGCCTGGTCCCGCTTTCGTTggaaaaaatggttgattatatagggaatcactgaagcatgactggaacGGGCCCTCTTGGGTCATTCAGTCCCCCTCTCCCactttatgaaaagttctgaatccgccactgaatCTGAATCTGTGCGTTTAATATGGATTCCATCATGAACGACTCGTGAGTTtccatttctgtattctttaatttgtatgcgattttatattttggttgaagGTTTCTgacaaaaaacttatttttagatAACTGATTTCGTATATGTTTATAGGAACGAAATAATGTCATGATATGAGACGTACTGTCATCCTCCCAGTCAAACTTCTTGGTTTAAAAACCGGTACTATTGTCATCCTTTCAGTTAAAACTTCGTGGTTTAATAGGCGGTACTATTGTCTCGAGGTGTACTGCGTCGTACTAGGTCGCAGCTTTCGTATCTCTCATTGTTGatacaaatattagaaaacAGATATAATTTACCTGACATTAACTCAACATTTTGACAGGGAaccaaactaagtttaaaattataaaaaggcCTCCTGCTTAAAGGCGATTATGAGTTGTTGcctcttataaaaataaggaaagtTATGGCGCGAAAGACGCGAAAACACTTCACAGGATAAATCAAGCTCAACAatatatgcatttatttaattgataCGAAATGATGCAAAAAGTGggttaaaatgttacaaaagTAAAAGTATAATTTCTATCTATCAAGGggtctgataaaaaaaaatgttatgcaTTTAACCTCAATGTTTCATACagttgaaatgaaaatttcGCGCGTCAaatgtttgttgaaaaaataattaatttctgGACCTATGAAAACAAAGGCTGTCAAACAGAAACTGCatgaaaaacatacaaaaacattcTTCAAGTTCATATAAACTCACTCTGAAGGCTTTATTATTCTTCAGATGTCTTAAATCTATTGTATTGCAtgataactttaatatttaaaaaaatatcatataggTCGTTTCGAGGCAAAATGTTTGAATACAGTGGCTTATTTCGTATTCTTTTAAACCACCCTTTCGTATTATCATCttaaataggtaaaaaaaaaaaatatccccaATCTtaatttccctttttttttaaatttctacatGTTCGATGGTACTTGTCcgtcattaattttatttaaaatggaGACATCCCTGgagactttccgaattgattttcctctgagttcagtatttttgtgatttaactttttctgCATGTGATACACTGAAACCACTGCAgtcttaaaaatgttttaccGTGTTATGAATACCGCAAAGTCtgtgctatttttttttcttcagatttgtaataaacaaaattcaaaatatatcttgcttggagcctcttgtttatttttaaataaacgaCAAACTTATTGATATCCGATCGACTATCTTCACTCGTTTCGACTTGTCATTTAAACttcacatttaaatttaaatctttcaattcaatatatctatttacatctattgatttcaatatacacaaatacatatataattctCCCTCATATTATGAACCTTCTGCgtaaataaatgtgtatataCTTGACTGGCAAATAAAAGAATGGATGGTCATTTGTCTGCACGCTTAGGTACAGTGAGATGTAGCAATCACAGAGGACAAAGACCCGAATATTTTTGTTGTGGACAACTCATATGTAGTCTATGTCAGGTGGGACATTCAAATCACGAATCACTTATTACAATTGAAACGAAAAGAAACGACATTCAAGAAAGTGTACCTCATTTTTTAACGAAACTTGACGAAGTAAGAGTTAATACAGATCGGCAAATTTCGAACTATAAATCCATGCTCGATCGAAACTCAAGATAACAGACCAAAAACAGGGAAAACATTCATAAACGAATAAAAGCATTAATAGATTATTTGAAGGAGATAGAATCTTCCCTAAAGGAAGACTGTCAGAAAAGACACGAAAAAGTAAGTGAAATCTTGAACAAGATTATTGACGAATGCAAAACAACTTTGATTGAAgttgaacaaattaaaatatgttgtgaACGGCTTCCATCGTTTAACTCTGCTTTGGAAACTGTCCGTGTTGGAGTTCGAGTTAATCAACAGTTGGAAGAACTTGATTCAAAAGAAAATCATCAACCTCTACCACAAATCCCAGAGTTCATATCTCCTCACAATTTGCCAGGTAATGGATTACTCAGAAAAATCATTGGAACTATGAATGATGGACTTGATATGGATTCTGATTGGACAACTGATGAACATGAAAAATTTGAGATCAAAGAAAAATTCCAATGGAAGCAGAAACGTATAGGAATATCCCCTCTTGGAAGAGACAGGGCGTGGTTGTATCCTATGGATACCGGTGggaatattttcttaatttcacATAAAGGTGAATtggtaaaagaaataaaaaacgaaaaacgcagaaaaatagaaaaaatttaTACAACGAATCGTATGAATGCCTGGGTAACAGACATAGAAAAATGTAGCATAAAAGTATTGAGAGAGACCGGCGAACTTCAACATAGATTTCATGTTGCACCTTTTCACCCATTTGGGATATGCCCCACAAAATCTGGGGAGGAAGTCTGGATTTGTTTGGCTGATAAATCATCGTTTATCCCAGAGTTGAAAGGACGGACAATGGTAGCAAAAATGACAACGTTTGGAGAGAAAGTGTGCGAAATTGAATCTCCAGGTGGCAAAACTCACTTTACTTTCCCGTATAGATGTACAGAAAATCTCAACGAGGATTTAATTGTCGTCGATCGAATCAAAGAAACTAAAGGacagatttttattttcgaTAAGAGTTGCCAACTAAAATGTGGATACATTGGAACTTCTGTTGATCGGGATTTCGACCCACGTGACGTTTGCTGTAACAGTAAAGAAAACATAATCATTTCGGACTATTCTAATAATGCGATACACATTTTGTCACCAGACGGGTTTttagaaaaacttttaaaaatggacTCGCATGGATTATTGGAACCGTTATCAGTAGCCACTGATGCCAGTGACAAAATATGGATAACATTCGTCGATGGAAACGTAACAATAATCAACAATTATGTAAATTGTATTGAAAGAAGATCATAAAAAGATAATGTTATGTAATAGGAATATATGAAGTGCAAATGCGAATTATCTAATAAGTACCTAATACCCTTGATAACTTTTAAACTAAAtggtttattttcttaaattttaattcttttatttatgtttcagagtttagtgtgacgttctttttcactgaactaatatattttttagagGCCAGTAAAATTTAACGTTTATTTGAACTATTAAAAGAGACAACTATTTAGCCCAGTCCACTGTGTCCATACGTCTGCTTTTGATTGGCCCTCTCTAAGGGTAATACAAGCTAGCCCATTAACCAGAACTTCCTTAAGTTTtagcaaatattattttattaacattttttttatttcaaaaactaagATATCAATTTAAATCTTGTCTAGATttttttacaaccactgggtcgatgccactccTGGTGGAGTTTgaattccccgagggtatcaccagctcagtagtcagcacttctgtgtggACAtgacttatcattgatatggccatataaattaactgttttcaaaacttttgaatttttaaaatataaaggctTTTCCACAccaggaatagattatcttagctgtatttggccaaACTGTTATGAGTTTTggccctcaatgctcttcaacttctgacttttatttggcctttttaacttttggattcgagcgtcactgatgagtcttttgtacacGAAACCTGCGTCTGGTGTCAATACAAAATTAATCCTGTATCTATGACGAGTTAATTTATTGTATGCAGTTTTAGATTTTTCAATAGTTTGCCCTCGATCATCAGCGAAGAGACATTAATTTTCAAGAATCTTATCCGataccagtggcggatccagaatttttcataagtgggggcccactgactgacctaagagggggcccgctccagtcacgcttcagtgattccctatataagcaaccaattcccccctcccccccccctaaatccgcctctggatACCGATGATATAATGGTAATGGTTTCAAGATAATTTAGAATTGAAATGGTTCTAATGTAAATAAAGTATAAACTTTTCCCTTTATCTACAAAGAAATGTATGGCAAGCCGTTctcgtcaaaactatgtttaaacccttttttcaaaaaaaatacacactgagatttaaaaacctaaaataacacactgagaaatcgaaattacacactgagatttaaaaaaataaaaaacaaacactgagaattcaaaattacacactgagattttaaaaagacacactgaaatgaaataaattgaaaaacacacactgagaattgttaattacacactgagatttcaaaaatacacactgagattaatatgcaaattactaatgaatattcatgagatgAATGATTCAACAGATTAATATCTTGATCTCAAGAACTCTTGTCATTATAATGAAATGCGATTCCTTCAACCAACATTCGTAATAAATTTCAAGACTTAACATCGCTCATATTCATAAGTTTGTTGCCTATAATTCCGATACCAGTGTATcgggatgattttttttaaacttaaaaccGTGGGTCCCTTTTCAAAAGTCTTCCAACTGTTTCCCTGGTTTCGCTAgttaatcttttatatttttgttacgtTGATATGCTATAATAGACACTTGGGTAAAAATTTCACTGCATTCTTATGCAGATTGTTCcaatgttttcttataattttaataaagtttttcaccatttggttatattttgtaataagagTATTAAGTGGGTATTTTTCTTGTTGTTgtatttctaaagtttttttattaataatttggaACCAAATCGAAGGACTAACGAGTTCTGTCCCCTTTTTGTTTTAAGCTTGTAATAGATTCAGATCAAGTATGCTAATTAGATATGTGCGCATAAAAAGTGCGCACAAATCTcagtgtataattttaaattctcagtgtgtaatttcaaattctcagtgtgtgttttcagtttatttgttCTCAGTGTGTCTTTttgaaatctcagtgtgtaatttttaattctcagtgtgtaattttcaattctcagtgtgtaattttcaattctcagtgtgcgttttgaagtttttaaatctcagtgtgctttgttgtaattctcagtgtgtaaatttttcgaaaaatggtttaaacatagttttgacgagAACGGCTTGCCATAGAAATGTTTGTTTCAAGCAAAGGGAGACTAAAGGGCCTTCCAAACTCAAAGGTCGAAAACAAATGGACAAtgtcatggcaaaaaaaaacctacaaagACACGAAAAACATATTAGCGACTAATAagcttatattattttttagcCGATTGTATGACATTTGGTTCGCTTATTGTCAACGGTCAGatggtgacctgtagttgttcgCGTCCTTATCCTTTGGCCGTTTGTAAATAGCTATTTCGAGGGCAAATATAcccagggactttctatactaactTATAGAAAGTCCCTGTTATACCATAACTCTTTTTTTCACCATACATTTCACATAGGCACACTAAGCtttttattcaactttatttgaAGTCGTCTTTCCTCTGAATAGGTAGTTTTATCCTATAGTCACTACAAAACGTCCTCAACTGCTAAAGATTCATGTATTCTTCTGCATGCGTTACGCATTTTCGGTATTCATGATTTTtcacattatttaaaatatttgcatgAGTATTAATTGAAGAAAGGAATTTATTACAAGCGATAAAGAATGTTAATTTGCATTGGATGATATTGGCGTTTTTATACGAAATACGTTCCCTCAGTGAAAAGGTTTGAAGTGGTCATAATTATGATATGTACCTATGTCTATTGTACCTATGATTGTAATTGTATAGTTTAAAgtagctttttaaattttaataagttAAATGTCAAGTTTGacctttaaatataataaagcGAAAACAAGTTTTGGCTCTTTTATCaaagttgacaaaattaaaaccaCTATTTCGGATTTCGTAATTGGATCATTTAAATAGTATATCTATATCTAGAAAGACGATAGTCTTAAGActaggggcactagctgtcaaattcatggtcaccaatttgactcaaattctcgtatatgattaataacaatgtaaaacatttatccatgTGATCTTACCACATACAACAAAGGCTACATAGCAATAACTGCACATGGAACCGATGCAATAGACAATACCATTCAATACTATCATAAATGCATTGAATTAATACAAACATTTGACAACTGTAGGGTAACCATACTGGAAACACCAGTCTACTCCATATACCATTGGAATAAGGGGAAACATCATAAAACCCCAGACAACTTTATTACACAAGACAAAGAACTAGCAGAACAAGTTGTCCAActaaacaacaaaatcaaagaaataaacaGCACTTTAAACAGCCACACTCCAAAATTCTCGAACGACTTACAAGTGagatcaaaatataaaaaaggagcaCATCGAACTGAAACAAACAGAAGTTACTACAATTTCCAACTATACGCCGATGGAATACACCCAACAAACCTACTAGCACGAACTTGGCTAAAGAAAATAGCAACTCAGGCACAGATAGACTGCTGGTAACACGTGTTCCTCACGCACTGGTCAGCACGGGCTTTTCCGAGCTAAACCAGGACTGAAAACACAAAACAACTTTAACACACCAAGCAGAAAAACAACACACAATATTGAATACTGATCCCACTCACCAGCAAACAGCAACGATTGATATATAGAAAGTGTTCTAAATTCTGGTCAGCACGGGCTCATCCGCGCTATACCAGGACAGAAAACACAAACATCTCTACAATCAATACCAGAAGAGTACAACATCACAATGAATATAATCAACATCATAATACTCATAAGCTTCCTGTACAATATCGGAACAAATTTAACAACCAGTAAAACATGGGAACATCAACAACTACTTACCTGTGTACTAAATAAGAACATGTCAACAACAGGCAGAAGACCAATCACACTACCAACAACACCAACCGTGAAACAACACCTCACACTATTATTACTCATATTAGGAGGCGACATAGAACTAAACCCTGGGccaagaggaaaacaacagagCATATACCCATGTGGACTATGCGACCACCCAGTAACATGGAAGTGCGATGGGGTTTGTTGCGATGATTGTGACATATGGCACCATAGATCATGTATTGAACTCTGTACAGTTGACTATGAACTTCTACAAAGATCAAACGTACAATGGCACTGTTGTAAATGCGAAAGTATAAATGTGTCATCTTTTACATTTCACAGCTATGAACTGAACACATCAAACTACTATGAACCACTCACACATGATATATCATTCGAATCTGTGTCATCAAGCATATTTAGTCCACTAAAAACCAGCAGCCCAAGACTAAAAGCTCAATCATCAACAACAAATAATACCAAAAATTGCAGTAACAAAAGTAGAACACAAAGCAGTAATGTATTTAACTTGAACGAGAAAAGGAACTTGAGAATTCTAACCGTCAATTGCCGAAGTATAAAAGACAAGACTTCAGAATTTAAAGCAGCCATTAATTACATAAAACCTGACATCATCTGTGGTACAGAATCCTGGCTCAAAGGAGAAAAACCCGGGAAAACCAGCACAAAAGACGCTATCAAATCAAGCGAAGTATTCCCAGATGACTACAATGCCTACAGGAACGACAGGGGAACACTTGGAGGGGGAGTCTTTATCCTGGTCCATAAAGATATCATATCAGTTGAACAGTCTAGTCTAGTCACCAATTGTGAGATAGAATGGGTAAAAATACACCTTAAAGGCAAAAAAGAACTGCTTATTGGATCATTCTATATGCCACACCGGAACATGAAATGCCTAGATGAACTAGAAAAATCTTTACAAATGATAGCAAATTCAAACACCAACGTCATGCTTACTGGAGATTTTAACTGCCCTGACATAAACTGGGAATCAATGTCAGTACCA includes these proteins:
- the LOC134686066 gene encoding uncharacterized protein LOC134686066 — its product is MNDGLDMDSDWTTDEHEKFEIKEKFQWKQKRIGISPLGRDRAWLYPMDTGGNIFLISHKGELVKEIKNEKRRKIEKIYTTNRMNAWVTDIEKCSIKVLRETGELQHRFHVAPFHPFGICPTKSGEEVWICLADKSSFIPELKGRTMVAKMTTFGEKVCEIESPGGKTHFTFPYRCTENLNEDLIVVDRIKETKGQIFIFDKSCQLKCGYIGTSVDRDFDPRDVCCNSKENIIISDYSNNAIHILSPDGFLEKLLKMDSHGLLEPLSVATDASDKIWITFVDGNVTIINNYVNCIERRS